From one Rhodoferax sp. PAMC 29310 genomic stretch:
- the glgB gene encoding 1,4-alpha-glucan branching protein GlgB, with protein sequence MPHTMLNHSATTHPSEFWLGETDMWLLAAGQHLRPWEKLGAHPCTRDGIAGTSFAVWAPNARRVAVVGDFNRWDDSKHPLRHRVECGAWELFVPGVGVGALYKFAVLGADGLSTLKADPYALRAEPGPGHASVVSRLPEPVQRPPGQRADANALTAPMSIYEVHVGSWRRPHGHWPDWEFLAQTLVPYVADLGFTHLELLPISEHPFYGSWGYQPTGLYAPTARYGDMTSFRDFVAAAHDAGLQVLLDWVPAHFPDDDHALAWFDGTAQFEHADPREGVHADWSTLIYNYSRHEVRNFLVGNALFWIERYGIDGLRVDAVASMLYRDYSRKPGEWIPNKDGGRENYEATAFLREVNRVLGQEAPGAITLAEESTAFAGVTAPPWSGGLGFHYKWNLGWMHDTLSYFSLDPVHRAHHHHRVSFAMMYAYSEHYVLALSHDEVVHGKGSLYSKMWGDPWQKRANLRALYALMYAHPGRKLLFMGAELGQLREWNHDAELDWALLDTPEHAGIQRLVRELNRLYRSHPGLHARDDEPESFAWLDVHDQAHSIYSWVRRGHTPEDQVVVVCNLTPVVRHGYRVGVSHAGRWQELLNTEASYFGGSGLASGADGDGDGDGDGCHAEAQPAQGQPYSLLLTLPPLGVLWLAPESAV encoded by the coding sequence ATGCCCCACACCATGCTGAACCACTCTGCCACCACGCACCCCAGTGAGTTTTGGCTGGGCGAGACAGACATGTGGCTGCTGGCGGCGGGCCAGCACTTGCGGCCTTGGGAAAAGCTGGGCGCGCACCCTTGCACGCGTGACGGCATAGCCGGCACCTCCTTTGCCGTCTGGGCGCCCAATGCCAGGCGGGTAGCGGTGGTGGGCGATTTCAATCGCTGGGATGACAGCAAGCACCCCCTGCGTCACCGCGTTGAATGCGGCGCCTGGGAGCTCTTTGTGCCCGGCGTTGGAGTGGGCGCACTCTACAAATTTGCCGTGTTGGGCGCCGACGGCCTGTCCACCCTCAAGGCCGACCCCTATGCCTTGCGTGCCGAGCCCGGCCCAGGCCACGCCAGCGTGGTGAGCCGGCTGCCCGAACCGGTGCAGCGGCCGCCGGGCCAACGCGCCGACGCCAACGCATTGACCGCGCCCATGAGCATTTACGAGGTGCATGTGGGCTCCTGGCGGCGCCCCCATGGCCATTGGCCGGATTGGGAGTTTCTGGCGCAAACCCTGGTGCCGTATGTGGCAGATTTGGGTTTTACGCACCTCGAGTTGCTGCCCATCAGCGAGCACCCGTTCTACGGCTCTTGGGGTTACCAGCCGACCGGGCTCTACGCGCCCACGGCGCGCTACGGCGACATGACCTCGTTCCGGGACTTTGTGGCAGCGGCCCACGATGCCGGCCTGCAGGTGCTGCTGGACTGGGTGCCCGCGCATTTCCCGGACGACGACCATGCGCTGGCCTGGTTTGATGGCACGGCCCAGTTTGAGCACGCGGACCCGCGCGAAGGGGTGCACGCGGACTGGAGCACCCTGATTTATAACTACAGCCGCCATGAGGTGCGCAATTTTCTGGTGGGAAACGCCCTGTTCTGGATTGAACGCTACGGGATTGATGGTTTGCGCGTGGATGCCGTGGCCTCCATGCTCTACCGGGACTACAGCCGCAAGCCGGGCGAATGGATTCCCAACAAGGACGGTGGCCGGGAAAACTACGAAGCCACTGCCTTTCTGCGCGAAGTCAACCGGGTGCTGGGCCAGGAGGCGCCGGGCGCAATCACCCTGGCCGAAGAGTCCACCGCTTTTGCCGGTGTCACCGCGCCGCCCTGGAGCGGGGGTTTGGGCTTTCACTACAAATGGAATCTGGGCTGGATGCACGACACCCTGTCTTACTTTTCCCTGGACCCGGTGCACCGTGCGCACCACCATCACCGCGTCAGCTTTGCCATGATGTACGCCTACAGCGAGCACTATGTGCTGGCCTTGTCGCACGACGAGGTCGTGCATGGCAAGGGTTCCTTGTACAGCAAGATGTGGGGCGACCCGTGGCAAAAGCGAGCCAACCTGCGTGCCTTGTACGCTTTGATGTACGCCCACCCCGGGCGCAAATTACTCTTCATGGGGGCGGAGCTGGGCCAGCTGCGAGAGTGGAACCACGACGCTGAGTTGGACTGGGCCTTGCTGGACACCCCGGAGCATGCGGGCATTCAGCGACTGGTGCGCGAACTCAATCGCCTGTACCGCAGCCACCCTGGCCTGCATGCCCGAGACGACGAGCCGGAGAGCTTTGCCTGGCTGGATGTGCATGACCAGGCGCACTCCATCTACAGCTGGGTACGCCGCGGCCACACTCCCGAAGACCAAGTGGTGGTGGTCTGCAATTTGACGCCCGTGGTCCGCCATGGCTACCGGGTAGGCGTGTCGCACGCCGGTCGCTGGCAGGAACTACTGAACACCGAAGCCAGCTACTTTGGCGGCAGCGGCCTCGCCAGTGGAGCCGACGGCGACGGCGACGGCGACGGCGACGGTTGCCACGCTGAGGCACAACCCGCGCAAGGACAACCCTACTCTCTGCTGCTGACTTTGCCTCCTTTGGGCGTACTCTGGCTAGCCCCTGAGAGCGCCGTATGA
- the glgX gene encoding glycogen debranching protein GlgX: protein MIPARTPAQEVPCGMGQPWPLGASLVSQQGAAGVNFAVYAEDAERVEICLFDEQGHEETARFALPARTGGVWHGFAPGLVCGQLYGLRAHGPYEPEHGRRFNPAKLLIDPFARAMAGGTALLSLERDYQSLPAPNAQVLHARPDPENNAARVPKARVLDWAQELQAGAAVAPRPQVPPARAVLYEAHVKGLTCQNPAVPPAWRGCFAGVASPAMLAHYQRLGITTLCLLPVQLHITESHLLHKDLRNYWGYNTLGYFIPMPEYASGEFTDERAEFRWMVDQLHQQGLEVVLDVVYNHSAESDTFGPTLSWRGLGSAGWYARDGDGQHLNFSGCGNSFDMGKAGVVQLVMDSLRWWVQAFGVDGFRFDLATSLGRDPALGQRFNPRSALLAAMAQDPVLAGIKLIAEPWDMGPEGYQLGHFPAPWQEWNDRFRDTSRAFWLGFSGTRGDMARRLTGSNDRFQPSGRGPLASVNLITAHDGMTLADLTAYRDKHNTANGEGNQNGHDHNLSANAGVEGPSSDATVLAVRGEWRRALLATLFCAQGTPQLLAGDELGHSQHGNNNAYCQDNETSWLNWTNVDTELTAFVAQLIHLRHAHPALHHARWFAGAGALDAGEPADIHWRRPDGLALSAADWDDTQSRSFACLVEVHEGAHAGQAPVERWLLAFHPANEAVTFALPPGEWHWALNSAAAVALPQDCGEITPRCRGTALVPPRCVAGWVQTLPTNDTGNKP from the coding sequence ATGATCCCTGCCCGCACACCCGCCCAGGAGGTGCCGTGCGGGATGGGGCAGCCTTGGCCACTGGGCGCCAGTCTGGTGTCGCAACAGGGCGCGGCCGGGGTGAACTTCGCGGTGTATGCCGAGGACGCCGAGCGAGTAGAGATATGTCTGTTCGACGAGCAAGGCCACGAGGAAACCGCTCGCTTTGCGCTGCCCGCGAGGACCGGTGGCGTCTGGCACGGGTTTGCACCGGGACTGGTGTGCGGGCAGTTGTACGGCCTGCGGGCGCACGGGCCCTATGAACCGGAGCACGGGCGTCGCTTTAATCCGGCCAAGCTGCTCATCGACCCCTTTGCGCGTGCGATGGCGGGTGGCACTGCCCTGCTGTCGCTGGAGCGCGATTACCAGAGCCTCCCCGCGCCCAACGCTCAAGTGCTGCACGCCCGCCCCGACCCTGAAAACAATGCCGCCCGTGTGCCCAAAGCTCGCGTACTGGACTGGGCGCAAGAACTGCAGGCTGGTGCGGCAGTGGCGCCAAGGCCGCAGGTGCCGCCCGCACGTGCGGTGCTTTATGAGGCGCATGTGAAAGGGCTCACCTGCCAGAACCCAGCTGTGCCGCCAGCATGGCGGGGCTGCTTCGCCGGCGTGGCGAGCCCCGCCATGCTGGCGCATTACCAGCGGCTGGGCATCACCACGCTGTGCCTGTTACCCGTGCAGCTTCACATCACGGAATCGCATTTGCTTCACAAGGACCTGCGCAACTACTGGGGTTACAACACACTGGGCTATTTCATTCCCATGCCCGAGTACGCCAGTGGCGAGTTCACCGACGAGCGTGCCGAGTTTCGCTGGATGGTGGACCAGTTGCACCAGCAGGGTCTGGAGGTGGTGCTGGATGTGGTCTACAACCACAGCGCCGAGAGCGACACCTTTGGGCCGACCTTGAGTTGGCGCGGCCTGGGCAGCGCAGGTTGGTATGCGCGGGATGGAGACGGACAACACCTCAATTTCAGCGGCTGTGGCAACAGCTTTGATATGGGAAAAGCAGGAGTGGTGCAACTGGTCATGGACAGCCTGCGCTGGTGGGTACAGGCCTTTGGCGTGGATGGGTTTCGATTCGACCTTGCCACCTCGCTGGGGCGTGATCCAGCGCTGGGCCAGCGCTTTAACCCGCGTTCGGCCTTGCTCGCCGCCATGGCACAAGACCCGGTTCTGGCAGGCATCAAGCTGATTGCCGAGCCTTGGGATATGGGCCCGGAAGGCTACCAATTGGGCCATTTTCCCGCGCCGTGGCAGGAGTGGAATGACCGATTTCGGGACACCAGCCGGGCGTTCTGGCTGGGCTTTTCCGGCACACGCGGGGACATGGCACGCCGACTGACCGGCTCCAACGACCGCTTTCAGCCCAGCGGCCGGGGTCCACTGGCGAGCGTGAACCTGATCACCGCCCACGATGGCATGACGCTGGCCGACCTCACCGCCTACCGCGACAAACACAACACCGCCAACGGCGAGGGCAATCAGAACGGGCACGACCACAACCTGAGCGCCAACGCCGGGGTGGAAGGACCCAGCAGTGACGCCACCGTGCTTGCAGTGCGAGGCGAATGGCGACGCGCCTTACTGGCGACCCTGTTTTGTGCCCAGGGCACGCCCCAGTTGCTGGCAGGCGATGAGCTGGGTCACTCGCAACACGGCAATAACAACGCCTATTGCCAGGACAACGAAACGAGCTGGTTGAACTGGACGAACGTGGACACCGAACTGACTGCGTTTGTGGCTCAACTGATTCACCTGCGCCATGCGCACCCGGCACTGCACCATGCGCGTTGGTTCGCCGGGGCTGGCGCACTGGACGCGGGCGAGCCAGCAGACATTCATTGGCGCCGGCCCGATGGCCTGGCCCTGAGCGCCGCAGATTGGGATGACACCCAGTCACGCAGCTTTGCCTGTCTGGTGGAGGTTCACGAGGGGGCACATGCGGGACAAGCGCCGGTGGAGCGCTGGTTGTTGGCGTTTCACCCCGCCAACGAGGCGGTGACTTTTGCCTTGCCGCCTGGCGAGTGGCATTGGGCGCTGAACAGCGCCGCGGCCGTGGCACTGCCCCAGGACTGTGGGGAAATCACGCCTCGCTGTCGAGGGACTGCGCTGGTTCCACCCCGTTGTGTGGCGGGGTGGGTGCAAACCCTGCCGACCAACGACACAGGGAACAAACCGTGA
- a CDS encoding mechanosensitive ion channel family protein, with translation MELLTGTLLGYGMNVVGAIITLIVGYLIAGWLSRLVGRAVRKSDKIDPVFHGFPGKLVRVGVLVFTLIAVLNRFGVETTSLIALLGAAGLAIGLALQGTLSNVAAGVMLLFFRPFNVGDAVRINGEVYVIDALGFFICKGHLPDGPAVFLPNSQIWGHTIVNLSVTDKDIRRLDEVYGIAYGDDINTALAILNQIALDEPRVLRDPEPLIKVESLGDNSVNIMFRVWTARTDWWATKLDLVQRCKEGLEQGGCSIPYPQRDVHLHQVVAKAVP, from the coding sequence ATGGAACTCCTGACAGGCACCCTGTTGGGCTATGGCATGAATGTGGTGGGCGCGATCATCACGCTGATCGTGGGCTATCTAATTGCGGGTTGGTTAAGCCGCCTGGTGGGCCGCGCGGTGCGCAAGTCCGACAAGATTGACCCGGTGTTTCACGGATTTCCGGGAAAATTGGTACGGGTGGGCGTGCTGGTGTTCACGTTGATTGCGGTGTTGAACCGTTTCGGCGTGGAGACGACCAGCTTGATTGCCTTGCTGGGCGCCGCAGGACTGGCCATTGGCCTGGCCTTGCAGGGCACGTTGAGCAATGTGGCCGCCGGGGTGATGTTGCTGTTTTTCCGCCCCTTCAACGTGGGCGATGCGGTTCGGATCAATGGCGAGGTGTATGTCATTGATGCCCTTGGGTTTTTCATCTGCAAGGGACATTTGCCGGACGGGCCGGCGGTGTTTTTGCCGAATTCACAAATATGGGGCCATACCATCGTCAACCTGTCGGTGACCGACAAAGACATTCGCCGCCTCGACGAGGTGTATGGCATTGCCTATGGCGACGACATCAACACCGCCTTGGCCATCCTGAACCAGATCGCCCTGGACGAGCCGCGCGTGCTGCGCGACCCGGAACCACTGATCAAAGTGGAAAGCCTGGGCGACAACTCGGTGAACATCATGTTTCGCGTCTGGACCGCGCGCACGGACTGGTGGGCCACCAAATTGGACTTGGTGCAGCGTTGCAAAGAAGGGCTTGAGCAAGGCGGCTGCTCCATTCCTTACCCACAGCGTGACGTGCACCTGCATCAAGTGGTCGCCAAAGCCGTTCCTTGA
- a CDS encoding M48 family metallopeptidase has product MNQSLTRWLPRRLTLQCFAMLLALSAATLPVALAREGVNVGGNSAFSKLVSADNVEQSAAQEYASMLKKAAAENALVSSGDRQVRRLRAIADKIIPFANDWNPRARHWRWEVNLIEGKSINAFCMPGGKIVFYTGLLNQLQLNDAEVAMVMGHEIAHALREHARARMGKNAATGIGASLLGQIFGFGDIGRTVTNYGAQLLTLQFSRTDESDADLVGMELAARAGFDPRAGVTLWQKMAAANSGAPPEWLSTHPSGNTRTDDIVSNLPQVMPLYERARGK; this is encoded by the coding sequence ATGAATCAATCGCTGACCCGCTGGCTCCCACGTCGCTTGACCTTGCAATGTTTTGCCATGTTGTTGGCCCTCTCCGCCGCCACTCTGCCGGTGGCCTTGGCCCGAGAAGGCGTGAATGTCGGTGGCAACTCCGCCTTTAGTAAACTGGTGTCGGCCGACAACGTAGAGCAGTCTGCCGCCCAGGAGTACGCCAGCATGCTGAAAAAGGCTGCCGCCGAGAATGCCTTAGTCAGCTCGGGGGACCGCCAGGTGCGCCGTCTGCGTGCCATTGCGGACAAGATCATTCCCTTTGCCAACGACTGGAACCCCCGCGCTCGACATTGGCGCTGGGAAGTGAACCTGATTGAAGGCAAGTCCATCAACGCTTTTTGCATGCCGGGAGGAAAAATTGTCTTTTACACCGGCCTCTTGAACCAGCTCCAACTCAACGACGCCGAAGTGGCCATGGTGATGGGCCATGAAATTGCCCATGCGCTGCGCGAGCATGCCCGGGCTCGCATGGGCAAAAACGCCGCCACCGGCATTGGCGCCAGCCTGTTGGGCCAGATTTTCGGGTTCGGTGACATAGGCCGCACCGTGACCAACTACGGCGCGCAATTGCTGACCCTGCAGTTCAGCCGCACTGACGAGTCCGATGCCGATCTGGTCGGCATGGAGCTGGCCGCCCGGGCCGGCTTTGATCCCCGGGCCGGTGTGACCTTGTGGCAAAAGATGGCGGCAGCCAATAGCGGCGCGCCCCCGGAGTGGCTGTCCACGCACCCGTCAGGAAATACCCGAACTGACGACATCGTGAGCAACTTGCCCCAAGTGATGCCTTTGTACGAGCGGGCGCGCGGCAAGTAG
- the malQ gene encoding 4-alpha-glucanotransferase, whose product MNHATSPIFSQRRSGVLLHITSLPGPHGSGDLGEAAYHFVDWLVSAGQTLWQILPLSPVGQGHSPYNSPSTSAGNPLLIDLDDLVRRGWLTPGTEHRFEAGRCDFDRIGPYRMARLRDAWRGFTERALPAEQAELAQFRIEQADWLEGYALFMALELRHGKPWTQWPRSLACAQPQALAEAGSHMLDDLGFFSFTQWRFMMQWQSLKAYAHERHVLIAGDAPIFVAHHSADVWLNAPLFRLDAEGEPTVVAGVPPDYFSPTGQRWGNPLYRWEAMAEDDYDWWRGRLRRLLKLVDVVRLDHFRGFETYWEIPATEPTAMAGHWRAGPGTVLFESLARSAGVYTTLPVIAEDLGLITHEVTALREACGFPGMRVMQFAFDDTSANPYLPHNYERQTVAYTGTHDNDTTVGWWNSAQTFQRQAARAYLGPLADTEIHWAMIQSLSQSVANTVVVPFQDVLGLDGGHRMNTPGMAQDCWEWRFNWSQVMNEPARRLAEMTRAHGRNLPTHR is encoded by the coding sequence GTGAACCACGCCACTTCCCCCATTTTTTCGCAGCGGCGCAGCGGCGTGTTGCTGCACATCACATCACTGCCAGGCCCGCACGGCTCGGGTGACTTGGGCGAGGCCGCCTACCATTTTGTTGACTGGTTGGTGTCAGCCGGGCAGACGTTGTGGCAAATTCTGCCGCTCTCGCCTGTGGGGCAAGGCCATTCGCCTTACAACAGCCCATCCACCTCGGCGGGAAACCCCTTGCTGATTGACCTGGATGACCTGGTTCGCCGGGGCTGGCTGACCCCTGGCACCGAGCACCGGTTCGAGGCCGGTCGCTGCGACTTCGACCGAATCGGTCCTTACCGCATGGCCCGCCTGCGGGACGCCTGGCGGGGCTTCACCGAACGGGCGCTGCCAGCTGAGCAGGCCGAGCTGGCGCAATTTCGCATCGAGCAGGCCGACTGGCTCGAGGGCTATGCGCTGTTCATGGCGTTGGAACTGCGCCATGGCAAGCCCTGGACACAGTGGCCCCGGTCACTGGCCTGCGCGCAGCCACAGGCATTGGCCGAAGCCGGTAGTCACATGCTGGACGATTTAGGGTTTTTCAGTTTCACTCAGTGGCGCTTCATGATGCAGTGGCAAAGTTTGAAGGCTTATGCACATGAACGCCACGTTTTGATTGCGGGAGATGCTCCTATTTTTGTAGCGCATCACAGTGCAGATGTGTGGCTCAATGCCCCGCTCTTTCGGCTCGATGCCGAAGGCGAGCCCACCGTGGTGGCAGGTGTGCCACCCGACTATTTCAGTCCCACGGGTCAGCGATGGGGCAACCCCCTGTACCGCTGGGAGGCCATGGCAGAGGATGACTATGACTGGTGGCGAGGCCGACTTCGTCGCCTGCTCAAACTGGTTGATGTGGTTCGGCTGGATCACTTTCGCGGGTTCGAGACTTACTGGGAGATTCCCGCGACCGAGCCCACGGCGATGGCCGGGCACTGGCGCGCGGGGCCCGGCACGGTACTGTTCGAGTCATTGGCCCGCTCAGCCGGGGTGTACACGACCTTGCCGGTGATTGCCGAAGATTTGGGACTCATCACACACGAGGTCACCGCTCTGCGCGAGGCCTGTGGATTTCCCGGCATGCGGGTCATGCAGTTCGCGTTTGATGACACGTCGGCCAACCCCTACCTGCCTCACAACTACGAGCGCCAGACGGTGGCCTACACCGGCACACACGACAACGACACCACCGTGGGCTGGTGGAACAGCGCTCAGACCTTTCAACGGCAAGCGGCCCGCGCCTACTTGGGGCCGCTGGCGGACACCGAGATTCACTGGGCCATGATTCAGTCGCTCTCGCAGTCTGTGGCGAACACGGTGGTGGTTCCCTTTCAGGACGTACTGGGCCTGGATGGAGGGCACCGCATGAACACGCCCGGCATGGCGCAGGATTGCTGGGAGTGGCGTTTCAACTGGTCCCAAGTGATGAATGAACCCGCCCGCCGCCTGGCAGAAATGACCCGCGCCCATGGGCGAAACCTGCCCACTCACCGGTGA
- a CDS encoding MFS transporter, which translates to MTSSATDLPQIKPSWGATLKVYLEPPTMRMLLLGFSAGLPLLLVFGTLSFWLREAGIDRTTIGYLSWVGLAYGFKWVWAPLVDRMPIPLLTRWLGRRRSWLLLAQLMVMGGLVALSFNDPKVALEPVVWAALAVAFGSATQDIALDAYRIESADVDRQAALAAAYQTGYRLAMIWAGAGALWLAARAEVAGVVGYQQDAWQMAYLVMAASMSLGMLTVLFSPEPIHRVLTPARNMAEWFKGALIEPFADFLTRYGKQALLILALISIYRISDVVMGIMANPFYVDMGFTKDEVAAVTKIYGVIMTLVGAFLGGVLSMRFGVMRVLMLGAVLSAATNLLFAALSTRGHDLTALIFVVSADNMASGIASAAFIAYLSSLTNINYSATQYAIFSSMMLLAPKFLAGYSGRYVDAFGYENFFTATALLGVPVLVLIWLASRTQRP; encoded by the coding sequence ATGACGTCCTCAGCCACCGATTTGCCACAAATAAAACCCTCCTGGGGCGCCACACTCAAGGTTTATCTAGAGCCCCCCACCATGCGCATGCTGCTGCTGGGCTTCTCGGCCGGCCTGCCCTTGTTACTGGTGTTTGGCACCCTGAGTTTCTGGCTAAGGGAGGCTGGAATTGACCGTACCACGATTGGTTATTTGAGTTGGGTGGGGCTGGCCTATGGTTTCAAATGGGTGTGGGCTCCGTTGGTAGACCGCATGCCGATCCCGCTGTTGACCCGTTGGCTGGGGCGCCGACGCAGCTGGCTGTTGCTGGCGCAACTGATGGTGATGGGGGGCCTGGTGGCCTTGTCTTTTAACGACCCCAAGGTCGCGCTGGAGCCTGTGGTGTGGGCGGCGCTGGCGGTGGCGTTTGGATCGGCCACACAAGACATTGCGCTGGATGCGTACAGAATCGAGTCGGCCGACGTCGACCGCCAGGCGGCGTTGGCGGCGGCCTACCAGACCGGGTACCGGCTGGCCATGATTTGGGCCGGCGCCGGCGCGCTATGGCTGGCGGCCCGTGCCGAGGTGGCAGGTGTCGTTGGGTACCAGCAAGACGCTTGGCAAATGGCCTATCTGGTGATGGCGGCCAGCATGTCGCTGGGCATGCTGACCGTGCTGTTCTCGCCAGAACCTATTCACCGCGTGCTCACGCCGGCCCGAAACATGGCAGAGTGGTTTAAAGGTGCCTTAATTGAGCCATTTGCCGACTTTTTGACCCGCTACGGCAAGCAGGCGCTGTTGATCCTGGCCCTGATTTCCATTTACCGCATCAGTGACGTGGTGATGGGCATCATGGCCAACCCGTTTTATGTGGACATGGGGTTCACCAAAGACGAGGTGGCGGCGGTCACCAAGATTTACGGCGTCATCATGACCCTGGTTGGCGCCTTTTTGGGCGGCGTATTGTCTATGCGCTTTGGCGTGATGCGGGTGTTGATGCTGGGGGCCGTTTTGAGTGCCGCCACCAACCTGCTGTTCGCGGCGCTGAGCACCCGTGGACATGACCTGACTGCCCTCATTTTCGTGGTCTCTGCCGACAACATGGCGAGCGGTATTGCATCGGCGGCGTTTATTGCGTATCTATCCAGTCTGACAAATATCAACTACTCGGCCACGCAATACGCCATATTCAGCTCCATGATGCTGTTGGCTCCCAAGTTCCTGGCTGGTTATTCCGGCCGGTATGTGGATGCCTTTGGCTATGAGAATTTCTTCACGGCCACGGCATTGCTGGGCGTGCCAGTGCTGGTGCTGATCTGGCTGGCTTCCCGAACTCAACGACCCTAG
- the glgC gene encoding glucose-1-phosphate adenylyltransferase — MKIDDPHHPVRHTIGLVLAGGRGSRLQGLTEHCAKPAVPFGGKFRIIDFVLSNCLNSGVHQIGIMTQYKSHSLMRHVQHGWSFLRNEFNEFIDLLPAQQRDDHGSWYQGTADAVFQNLDILATHRARYILVLAGDHVYKMDYASLIEDHVAQGGQCTVACIEVPLAEASAFGVMTMDDTRRIVGFHEKPEHPTPMPQRPDHALASMGVYVFNADYLFAALNADVTNDASSHDFGKDLIPAMVARGDAVAHPFAMSCVKISTEAPSYWRDVGTVDAYWAANIDLTATTPELDLYDQSWPIWTDQPTLPSAKFVFDDDGRRGMAVDTLVACGCIVSGALVRRSVLFIGARVHSYSEVDQSIILPGAEVGRRCRLRKVIVDEGCHLPEGTTIGFDAQADARRFYRSEAGVVLVTSAMVDILKREAL, encoded by the coding sequence ATGAAAATCGATGACCCCCACCACCCGGTTCGACACACCATTGGCCTTGTGTTGGCGGGCGGGCGGGGGTCGCGCCTGCAGGGCCTGACCGAGCATTGCGCCAAACCGGCGGTGCCGTTTGGCGGCAAGTTCCGCATCATCGACTTTGTGCTGTCCAACTGTCTGAATTCGGGGGTGCACCAGATTGGCATCATGACCCAATACAAGTCCCACAGCCTGATGCGTCATGTGCAACACGGCTGGTCCTTCCTGCGCAACGAATTCAACGAATTCATTGACCTGCTCCCCGCGCAGCAGCGCGATGACCATGGCTCGTGGTACCAGGGCACAGCCGACGCCGTGTTCCAGAACCTGGACATCCTGGCCACCCACCGTGCCCGTTACATTCTGGTGTTGGCCGGGGACCATGTTTACAAGATGGATTACGCCAGCCTGATTGAAGACCATGTGGCCCAGGGCGGGCAATGCACAGTGGCCTGCATTGAGGTGCCGCTCGCGGAAGCGTCTGCCTTCGGTGTCATGACGATGGATGACACCCGGCGCATCGTCGGTTTTCACGAAAAACCCGAACACCCCACCCCCATGCCGCAGCGCCCCGACCATGCCCTGGCCAGCATGGGTGTGTATGTGTTCAATGCCGACTACTTGTTTGCCGCCTTGAATGCAGACGTGACGAACGACGCCTCCAGCCACGATTTCGGCAAAGACCTGATCCCGGCCATGGTGGCGCGCGGCGATGCAGTGGCCCACCCGTTTGCCATGTCCTGCGTCAAGATCAGCACCGAGGCCCCCTCCTACTGGCGCGACGTGGGCACGGTGGACGCGTATTGGGCGGCCAACATTGATTTGACGGCCACCACCCCCGAGCTGGACTTGTACGACCAGTCCTGGCCGATCTGGACCGATCAGCCAACCCTGCCCTCGGCCAAGTTTGTCTTCGACGACGATGGGCGACGCGGCATGGCGGTGGATACCTTGGTGGCTTGCGGGTGCATCGTATCCGGCGCGCTGGTGCGCCGTTCGGTTCTCTTCATCGGTGCACGGGTTCATTCCTACAGCGAGGTGGACCAGTCGATCATCCTGCCCGGCGCCGAGGTTGGCCGGCGTTGCCGCTTGCGCAAGGTCATTGTGGATGAAGGCTGCCATCTGCCTGAGGGCACCACCATTGGGTTTGATGCGCAGGCCGATGCCCGGCGGTTTTACCGCAGCGAAGCGGGGGTGGTGCTGGTGACCAGCGCGATGGTGGACATTCTGAAGCGAGAGGCCTTGTGA